One Robbsia sp. KACC 23696 DNA segment encodes these proteins:
- a CDS encoding LysR family transcriptional regulator: protein MDVSFLANLLLVVDCGSMAEAARRIGVTPAAVAQQVQALEREMGVDLLVRSGRTVMPTEAGYRVIARARDLVRDFAALKAFAQEGEPVGELRIGTIMTALLSLMPDVLAGFSGAFPKAKVLIRAGTSMELYEDLQRGDLDVAVCLHPDFALPKAYDWHLLREEAIVVMAPGALADQDPHDLLRREPFIRYDRSLGGGKQADDYLRSVKIVPQELFELNSLVAIMMMVERGLGVSLVPDIVSPVTRSLNVAKLPLPIATPPRRFGVLWHRTSPRGRLIRGFLECADKVVQT from the coding sequence ATGGACGTATCGTTTCTAGCCAATCTGTTGCTGGTCGTCGATTGCGGATCGATGGCGGAGGCGGCCAGACGGATCGGCGTGACGCCCGCCGCGGTTGCGCAGCAAGTCCAGGCCTTGGAGCGGGAAATGGGCGTGGACTTGCTGGTGCGTTCAGGTCGCACGGTGATGCCGACGGAAGCCGGGTATCGCGTCATTGCGCGTGCGCGCGACTTGGTGCGCGACTTCGCTGCACTAAAAGCATTCGCGCAGGAGGGCGAGCCGGTAGGAGAGCTGCGAATCGGCACGATCATGACGGCGCTCCTGAGCCTGATGCCGGACGTGCTTGCCGGCTTCTCCGGCGCATTCCCGAAGGCGAAGGTGTTGATTCGCGCCGGTACGTCGATGGAACTCTATGAGGATCTACAGCGCGGGGATTTGGATGTCGCCGTCTGCCTGCACCCCGATTTCGCTCTACCGAAGGCGTATGACTGGCATTTGCTGCGCGAGGAAGCGATCGTCGTCATGGCGCCCGGCGCCCTGGCGGATCAGGACCCACACGATCTATTGCGCCGCGAGCCCTTCATCCGATACGACCGGTCGCTTGGCGGCGGCAAGCAAGCAGACGACTATCTCCGCAGCGTGAAGATCGTGCCGCAGGAATTGTTCGAACTGAATTCCCTGGTCGCCATCATGATGATGGTGGAGCGGGGCTTGGGGGTCTCGTTGGTACCCGACATCGTCTCGCCGGTGACACGCTCTTTGAACGTCGCGAAACTGCCGCTACCGATTGCTACGCCACCGCGCCGCTTCGGCGTGTTGTGGCATCGAACCTCGCCGCGTGGACGCCTCATCCGCGGCTTTCTGGAATGTGCCGATAAGGTGGTGCAGACGTAA
- a CDS encoding AraC family transcriptional regulator, whose product MSTRFPVSNERIYAPYKIAALVEVLAAQGIDPADSLKGTGVTPDEIYDASVMTSVRQYALVCRNAISLSSDPGTPFRTGARLHLAAYGMYGYALMSCLSLRDYFRLGVKYHPLATPTTTIEWHEYPETSEWTFPEAFSTNLPHEVQQFLLEQQYTQHVTHLEDVAGRRCPPLLARFSYPEPPHAPLYTEYLGCPCEFGAEHCQLIYDSAILDMQPHLAHRHSAAMLQETCDRLIGEAKTSTGVSGEVYQVLMRKPGAFPSMETVADALKMTSRTLRRRLEAEGTSFVTLVDDVRCSLATEYLKTTKLSTDDVAMLVGFTDTANFRRALKRWTGKGPKEIRDFG is encoded by the coding sequence GTGTCTACGCGATTTCCGGTATCGAACGAACGTATCTACGCGCCCTACAAGATTGCGGCCTTGGTGGAAGTCCTCGCGGCGCAAGGTATCGATCCGGCGGACAGCCTCAAAGGCACAGGGGTCACACCGGACGAGATCTACGATGCATCGGTGATGACGTCGGTTCGTCAATATGCGCTGGTATGTCGAAATGCGATCAGCCTGTCGTCGGATCCCGGCACGCCATTCCGGACGGGAGCAAGACTCCATCTCGCTGCGTATGGCATGTACGGGTATGCCCTGATGTCCTGTCTTTCTTTGAGAGACTATTTCCGTCTCGGCGTGAAATACCATCCACTCGCGACCCCGACGACGACCATCGAATGGCACGAATATCCGGAGACGTCGGAATGGACCTTTCCCGAGGCCTTTTCGACGAATCTCCCGCATGAGGTGCAGCAGTTTCTGCTTGAGCAGCAGTACACGCAACACGTGACGCATTTGGAGGATGTCGCGGGCCGACGTTGTCCGCCGCTGCTGGCGCGCTTCTCTTACCCCGAGCCGCCTCATGCGCCGCTCTATACGGAATATCTCGGCTGCCCGTGCGAGTTCGGTGCCGAGCACTGCCAATTGATTTACGACAGCGCGATATTGGACATGCAGCCGCATCTGGCGCACCGCCATTCCGCCGCGATGTTGCAAGAGACGTGCGATCGCCTGATCGGCGAAGCCAAGACCTCGACGGGCGTGTCCGGCGAAGTGTATCAAGTCCTGATGCGCAAGCCTGGCGCGTTTCCCAGTATGGAAACGGTGGCGGACGCCTTGAAAATGACGAGCAGGACGTTACGGCGGCGCCTGGAAGCGGAAGGCACGTCTTTCGTGACGCTCGTGGACGATGTGCGCTGCTCGCTCGCCACGGAATATCTTAAAACGACGAAGCTCAGCACCGACGACGTCGCGATGCTTGTCGGCTTTACCGACACGGCCAACTTCCGCCGTGCGCTCAAGCGATGGACCGGAAAAGGCCCGAAAGAAATTCGCGATTTCGGATGA
- a CDS encoding 3-keto-5-aminohexanoate cleavage protein: MSHPNSKVIITCAVTGSAHVPSMSDYLPLTPDDIRTQALEAAEAGAAILHLHARHPEDGRPTPAPEVFRQFVPAIAAQTDAVINISTGGSTRMTLDERLAYARLAKPEMCSLNMGSMNFSLHPVAAKITSWRFDWEKEYIEGMEDMIFRNTFLDIKRILTEFHEYGTRFEFECYDVGHLYNLAYFVDAGLVKPPFFIQAVIGILGGIGPDPENLGVMRATADRLFGRENYHFSVLGAGRHQMSLVTMGAILGGNVRVGLEDSVYLAKGVKAKSNAEQVRKIRQILEALSFEIATPSDARAMLGLKGRDKVSL, from the coding sequence ATGAGCCATCCGAACAGCAAAGTCATCATCACATGTGCCGTGACGGGATCGGCCCATGTGCCATCGATGTCGGACTATTTGCCGTTGACGCCGGACGACATCCGGACCCAGGCCCTGGAAGCCGCGGAAGCGGGCGCCGCGATCCTGCATCTGCATGCGCGTCATCCCGAAGATGGCCGACCGACGCCGGCACCGGAGGTGTTCCGGCAGTTCGTTCCGGCGATCGCCGCGCAAACGGATGCGGTGATCAATATCTCGACAGGCGGCAGCACGCGGATGACGCTCGACGAACGCCTGGCGTATGCGCGCCTCGCCAAACCCGAAATGTGTTCATTGAACATGGGATCGATGAACTTTTCCCTGCATCCGGTGGCGGCCAAGATAACGTCCTGGCGCTTCGACTGGGAGAAAGAATATATCGAGGGAATGGAAGACATGATCTTCCGCAACACCTTTCTCGATATCAAACGCATCCTGACCGAGTTTCACGAATACGGTACGCGTTTCGAGTTCGAATGCTACGACGTGGGACATCTCTATAACCTGGCGTATTTCGTCGATGCCGGCTTGGTCAAGCCACCGTTCTTTATCCAGGCTGTCATCGGCATCCTCGGCGGCATCGGTCCGGATCCGGAGAATCTCGGCGTCATGCGTGCGACGGCGGACCGCTTGTTCGGACGCGAGAACTATCACTTCTCGGTACTGGGCGCAGGTCGACATCAGATGTCGCTCGTCACCATGGGCGCGATCCTGGGCGGCAACGTTCGGGTCGGATTGGAGGACAGCGTCTATCTTGCAAAAGGCGTGAAGGCCAAATCGAATGCGGAGCAGGTGAGAAAGATCCGACAGATTCTTGAGGCCCTTTCATTCGAGATCGCGACGCCGTCCGACGCCCGTGCCATGCTCGGCCTGAAGGGACGCGACAAGGTCTCGCTGTAG
- a CDS encoding MFS transporter: MTATTYDPEVDAPHRRATAKAMARLLPMMCAIYFMSFIDRTNVALAKTALAADLGISASAYGLGAGIFFIGYALLEVPSNLAAHRYGPRKWIARIAVTWGVLSTAMMFVQGTTSFYVLRVLLGIAEAGLFPALMYMVTLWFAPKDRPVAVGWIYTAPSVALIVGSPLGAALMQLGGRGGLHGWQWMFLLEGVPTVLLGIVLYFTLPDRPTDVRWLSSQEAQALETHAVIDTHGRADLSSAHWIAAIKRPTTILIALIYFLNQVAFVGLYFFTPSIVAQMHVASPLLVGVLSSSVGIGFLVGVLTLPRIHRRVKNECRFLGILTAGVVISACTFIATRNQAAQITLLGITGFFAGGILPSYWSIAMKRLQGVQAAAGLAFINTVGLLGGFVGPYLFGLAEAMTGRSDAGFNIVVAASVLGLILVPLLAKAIHTAERPSYLAGGASDLHISKS, encoded by the coding sequence ATGACTGCCACGACGTATGACCCCGAAGTAGACGCGCCGCATCGACGCGCCACCGCCAAAGCCATGGCGCGCCTGCTGCCGATGATGTGCGCGATCTACTTCATGTCCTTCATCGATCGCACGAATGTGGCGCTGGCCAAGACGGCGCTGGCTGCCGACCTCGGTATCAGTGCCTCGGCGTACGGCCTGGGCGCCGGCATTTTCTTTATCGGCTATGCACTGCTGGAGGTTCCAAGCAATCTCGCCGCCCATCGCTATGGCCCGCGCAAGTGGATCGCGCGTATCGCCGTGACGTGGGGGGTGCTCTCGACGGCGATGATGTTCGTGCAGGGGACCACGTCGTTCTATGTGTTGCGCGTGCTGCTCGGCATCGCCGAAGCCGGCTTGTTTCCCGCGCTGATGTATATGGTCACGCTGTGGTTCGCCCCGAAGGATCGCCCGGTCGCGGTCGGTTGGATCTATACCGCGCCGTCCGTCGCCTTGATCGTCGGCAGCCCGCTGGGCGCCGCATTGATGCAGTTAGGTGGGCGGGGCGGCTTGCATGGCTGGCAATGGATGTTTCTTCTGGAGGGGGTACCGACGGTGCTATTGGGTATCGTCCTGTATTTCACGCTGCCTGACCGTCCCACCGACGTTCGCTGGTTGTCGTCCCAGGAAGCGCAGGCACTCGAAACGCACGCGGTGATCGATACCCACGGACGCGCGGACCTCAGCTCGGCGCATTGGATCGCGGCGATCAAGCGCCCGACTACGATCCTGATCGCCTTGATCTATTTCCTGAATCAAGTCGCCTTCGTCGGCCTCTATTTCTTCACGCCGTCGATCGTTGCGCAGATGCATGTTGCGTCGCCGCTTCTCGTCGGCGTGTTATCGAGTAGCGTCGGGATCGGTTTCCTCGTTGGGGTGCTGACGCTTCCACGCATACACCGTCGGGTCAAGAACGAATGTCGTTTCCTCGGCATTCTGACCGCGGGCGTGGTCATCAGTGCCTGCACGTTTATCGCCACGCGCAATCAGGCCGCGCAGATCACGCTACTCGGCATCACCGGCTTTTTCGCCGGCGGCATCCTTCCGTCGTACTGGTCCATCGCGATGAAACGGCTTCAGGGCGTGCAGGCCGCGGCCGGCCTGGCCTTCATCAATACCGTCGGCTTATTGGGCGGATTTGTCGGCCCTTATCTCTTCGGGCTGGCAGAAGCAATGACGGGAAGAAGCGACGCCGGCTTCAATATCGTCGTGGCGGCGTCCGTACTGGGGCTGATCCTCGTGCCGCTTTTGGCCAAAGCGATTCATACTGCCGAGCGGCCGTCTTACCTGGCCGGCGGCGCGAGCGACTTGCACATCTCAAAAAGCTGA
- a CDS encoding SDR family oxidoreductase, which translates to MNTYALLKPQPGLRVLISGAASGIGAAIADAFLEVEAQVYICDVDAAAVEAARDRKPTLYAGVADVGSREAVDKVIDDACAKLGGIDLLINNAGIAGPTGEVEKIAPDAWERTISTNLNSQYYFLHKAVPVLKASSQQAGIIAMSSVAGRLGYAFRTPYAASKWAIVGMVKSLAIELGPSNIRVNAILPGIVEGERMDKVIAARAEAKALPFDEMKAEYLNKISLRRMVTVDDIAATALFLASPAGRNISGQAISVDGNVEYL; encoded by the coding sequence ATGAATACCTATGCGCTTCTGAAACCGCAGCCCGGCTTGCGCGTATTGATCTCGGGCGCCGCGTCCGGCATCGGTGCCGCCATCGCCGATGCCTTCCTCGAAGTGGAGGCGCAAGTCTATATCTGCGACGTCGATGCCGCAGCGGTCGAGGCCGCCCGCGATCGCAAACCAACGCTGTACGCCGGCGTTGCCGATGTCGGCAGTCGGGAAGCGGTGGACAAGGTCATCGACGACGCATGCGCCAAGTTAGGCGGCATCGATCTGCTGATCAACAATGCGGGCATTGCCGGTCCGACCGGCGAGGTCGAAAAGATCGCGCCCGACGCGTGGGAACGCACGATATCGACCAATCTCAACAGCCAGTATTACTTCCTGCACAAAGCGGTGCCGGTGCTTAAAGCCAGCTCGCAACAGGCTGGCATCATCGCCATGTCGTCGGTGGCGGGCCGCTTGGGATACGCGTTTCGCACGCCGTACGCCGCGAGCAAATGGGCGATCGTCGGCATGGTCAAATCGCTCGCCATCGAACTGGGCCCCAGCAATATCCGCGTGAACGCGATCCTGCCAGGCATCGTCGAGGGGGAGAGAATGGACAAGGTCATCGCCGCGCGTGCGGAGGCGAAGGCACTGCCTTTCGATGAAATGAAAGCCGAATATCTGAACAAGATCTCGCTCCGTCGCATGGTCACCGTGGACGATATCGCGGCAACCGCACTGTTTCTCGCTTCGCCGGCAGGGCGCAACATTTCAGGACAAGCCATTAGCGTCGATGGCAATGTCGAATATCTATGA
- the fabG gene encoding 3-oxoacyl-ACP reductase FabG, translated as MKLEGKVAIITGAGQGIGAATARKFAREGAIVVACDTNTDAVQSIAAACLENGSHAIGITLDVANRAAIDDMVHTVAERFGRVDILVNNAGITRDARLEKMTLAQFDQVIDVNLRGVFHATQAVSEYMVRQQAGVILNASSVVGIYGNFGQTNYAAAKFGVIGFTKTWSRELGPKGIRVNAVAPGFIETPILSTVPHEVIEKMRGQVPLRRLGKPEEIANVYAFLASDEASYINGAVIEVSGGMTL; from the coding sequence ATGAAATTGGAAGGTAAGGTCGCGATCATCACCGGTGCCGGGCAAGGCATCGGCGCCGCCACGGCGCGGAAATTTGCGAGAGAAGGGGCCATCGTCGTTGCCTGCGATACAAACACGGACGCGGTGCAGTCCATTGCTGCGGCTTGCCTGGAAAACGGTAGCCACGCGATCGGCATCACGCTCGATGTCGCGAACCGTGCGGCGATCGACGATATGGTGCACACCGTGGCCGAGCGTTTCGGACGCGTCGACATCCTAGTCAACAATGCCGGCATCACCCGTGACGCCCGCCTGGAGAAGATGACGCTTGCGCAGTTCGATCAGGTCATCGACGTGAATCTGCGTGGGGTATTTCACGCGACACAGGCCGTCAGCGAGTACATGGTGCGACAACAGGCCGGGGTCATTCTGAACGCGAGTTCGGTCGTCGGCATTTATGGCAATTTTGGCCAGACCAACTACGCGGCCGCAAAGTTTGGCGTGATCGGATTCACGAAGACCTGGAGCCGTGAACTCGGGCCGAAAGGCATCCGTGTGAATGCCGTCGCACCCGGGTTTATCGAGACACCGATCCTGTCGACGGTACCGCATGAGGTCATCGAAAAGATGCGGGGACAGGTGCCGCTGCGACGTCTCGGAAAGCCGGAGGAAATCGCCAATGTTTACGCGTTTCTGGCCAGCGACGAGGCCAGTTATATTAATGGCGCCGTAATCGAAGTATCGGGGGGCATGACGCTTTGA
- a CDS encoding methyl-accepting chemotaxis protein encodes MRVSIQSRLALAMGLLSVLLLSVGVFGIVGMTYSNDANLDTYTNKLPSANFIGEAELSLQRERTALLRGALDTSSAKNIQDTVEHEKAFRRMARNALDGYMKLPQSADEAVLAKALMARRADMDQGLDVFAQALMARDGPQIMHAALENNTLYGAYHDASDTLRKLQVHDAGIAFDAQQRWYRVLRLVTVASLIVGLITAVWSFLSLRRAIARPLAESLSHFARIAEGDLTQRVTVSSEDEMGQLMRGIADMQARLLQTVRDVRQGSEAIALATTEVAAGNQDLSARTEEQAASLQETAASMEELTATVKHNTDNAALARQLASTARDVTVSGGALVKDVVHTMTEISGSATHIADITSIIEGIAFQTNILALNAAVEAARAGEHGRGFAVVASEVRTLAHRSSVAAKEIKGLIGTSVDHVRNGSALVVKTGSAMAEISSSIQRVYDIVEEIAAASEEQSRGIEQVNQAVSQMDSVTQQNAALVEQAAAAAASLEAQAENLRATVVSFKTDAVAKESMRLGNPQRLGAPSMAFP; translated from the coding sequence ATGCGTGTGTCCATTCAATCGCGGCTTGCGCTGGCGATGGGGTTGTTGTCGGTATTACTGCTCTCGGTGGGCGTGTTCGGCATCGTCGGCATGACCTATAGCAACGACGCCAATCTCGATACCTATACGAACAAGCTGCCCAGCGCGAACTTTATCGGTGAGGCCGAACTCAGCTTGCAGCGCGAACGCACGGCCTTATTGCGCGGCGCATTGGATACGTCCTCCGCGAAGAATATTCAAGATACCGTCGAACATGAAAAAGCGTTCCGCCGGATGGCGCGGAACGCCTTGGACGGTTATATGAAACTGCCGCAGTCGGCGGACGAGGCGGTATTGGCGAAAGCGTTGATGGCACGACGCGCGGACATGGATCAGGGCCTCGATGTCTTCGCGCAGGCGCTGATGGCGAGGGACGGCCCGCAAATCATGCACGCGGCGCTCGAGAACAATACCTTATACGGCGCCTACCATGATGCCAGCGATACCTTGCGCAAGCTGCAAGTTCACGATGCGGGCATCGCATTCGACGCGCAACAACGTTGGTATCGGGTGCTTCGCCTGGTCACGGTCGCGTCGCTGATCGTCGGGCTGATCACGGCAGTCTGGAGTTTTCTCAGTCTGCGACGTGCCATTGCCCGTCCGCTCGCCGAATCGCTGTCGCATTTCGCGCGTATCGCGGAAGGGGACCTGACACAACGCGTCACGGTCAGCTCCGAAGACGAGATGGGGCAATTGATGCGCGGGATTGCCGATATGCAAGCACGGCTCTTGCAAACGGTGCGCGACGTGCGTCAGGGTAGCGAGGCCATCGCGCTGGCCACCACGGAAGTGGCGGCCGGCAATCAAGACCTTTCGGCGCGCACTGAAGAACAGGCGGCATCGCTGCAGGAGACGGCTGCGAGCATGGAAGAACTGACGGCGACGGTGAAGCACAATACCGATAATGCCGCGCTGGCGCGTCAACTCGCGTCCACTGCGCGCGATGTCACCGTATCCGGCGGTGCCTTGGTAAAAGACGTGGTCCACACGATGACCGAGATCAGCGGAAGTGCCACGCACATCGCCGACATCACCAGCATCATCGAGGGCATCGCGTTCCAAACCAATATCCTCGCGCTGAATGCGGCGGTGGAAGCGGCGCGCGCTGGGGAACACGGTCGTGGGTTTGCCGTTGTCGCCTCCGAGGTCCGCACGCTGGCGCACCGCTCCAGCGTGGCGGCAAAAGAAATCAAGGGTTTGATCGGCACATCGGTCGACCATGTCCGTAACGGCAGTGCGCTGGTGGTCAAGACCGGCTCGGCGATGGCGGAGATCAGCAGCTCGATACAGCGTGTTTATGACATCGTCGAGGAGATCGCCGCGGCGTCGGAGGAACAAAGTCGCGGCATCGAGCAGGTCAATCAAGCGGTGTCTCAGATGGATAGCGTCACGCAGCAGAACGCTGCTCTGGTCGAGCAGGCTGCCGCCGCGGCCGCATCGTTGGAAGCACAGGCGGAAAACCTGCGTGCGACCGTGGTCAGCTTCAAGACCGATGCCGTGGCGAAGGAGAGCATGCGCCTGGGTAATCCGCAGCGACTTGGCGCGCCATCGATGGCCTTTCCTTGA
- a CDS encoding MmgE/PrpD family protein has translation MNRLNIKRRRVIQLAAALAAGSTSFTQHVFAASESAPGTGEGATPPDVTAQLARYIVRSRDQALPAEVATACKNHILDTLGAMVSGSRMRPGEMATRYVRSLGGTPQASVVGTTFRTTCVNAALANAMCAHSDETDDFEPVTKAHPGSSVIPAALALGESSHCSGESFIRSVALGYDTACRLLMALGPDLVRASHRSAEGTASTFGAVGAGAALGGLDERGTRFALSYAAQQESGLWSWVKDKDHIEKAFDFAGMGARNGVQAVTMVQSGMTGVDDVLDGTHNLLIALSSRPNPQAMLDGLGTHFYVSDTAIKTYSVGYPIQSPLDAFLALRAQYGLTPEQVRQIAVHVPSDAVGIVGDSAMPDVNCAHMVAVALIKGKVSFEDSHDVSLMHDAKYVAIAQKVTVTADKALDDPAAPRGARVDVTLNDGRTVTHTTRFPPGTKENPLTVERVNDKVRDLMAPVLGQAKTDRIIATVNHLESLHDIRTLTTLLSA, from the coding sequence TTGAATCGTCTCAATATCAAACGGCGGCGTGTCATCCAGCTTGCGGCAGCATTGGCGGCCGGTTCGACTTCTTTCACCCAGCACGTCTTTGCGGCATCCGAATCGGCGCCTGGAACCGGGGAGGGCGCCACGCCACCGGATGTGACCGCTCAACTGGCACGCTATATCGTGCGATCGCGCGACCAAGCGCTACCCGCGGAAGTCGCCACTGCCTGCAAGAACCATATTCTCGATACGCTAGGGGCGATGGTCTCGGGCTCCCGGATGCGTCCGGGCGAAATGGCGACACGGTATGTCCGCAGCTTGGGCGGCACGCCGCAAGCGTCTGTCGTCGGGACGACGTTTCGCACCACGTGCGTCAACGCCGCGTTGGCGAATGCCATGTGCGCCCATTCCGACGAGACCGACGATTTCGAACCCGTCACCAAGGCCCATCCCGGTAGTTCGGTGATCCCGGCAGCGCTCGCCTTGGGGGAGTCCAGCCACTGTAGCGGTGAGTCCTTTATCCGAAGCGTGGCGCTAGGCTACGACACCGCATGTCGTTTGTTGATGGCCTTGGGTCCCGATCTGGTTCGTGCCTCGCATCGCAGTGCCGAGGGCACGGCATCGACGTTTGGCGCCGTTGGCGCGGGGGCCGCGCTCGGCGGACTCGACGAGCGAGGAACGCGTTTCGCCCTGTCCTATGCAGCGCAACAGGAATCCGGTCTCTGGAGTTGGGTCAAGGACAAGGACCATATCGAGAAGGCATTCGATTTCGCCGGGATGGGTGCGCGCAATGGCGTACAAGCGGTGACCATGGTCCAGTCGGGGATGACGGGCGTCGATGATGTCCTCGACGGCACGCACAATCTCCTGATCGCGCTGTCCAGCAGGCCGAATCCGCAGGCAATGCTCGACGGCTTGGGCACGCACTTCTATGTCAGCGATACGGCGATTAAGACCTATTCCGTCGGCTATCCGATCCAGTCGCCGCTGGACGCGTTTCTCGCGCTCCGCGCGCAGTACGGACTTACACCGGAACAAGTACGTCAGATCGCCGTACATGTTCCGAGCGACGCGGTCGGCATCGTCGGCGATAGCGCCATGCCGGATGTCAATTGCGCGCACATGGTGGCGGTTGCCTTGATCAAGGGCAAAGTATCGTTCGAAGACAGTCACGACGTCTCGCTGATGCATGATGCGAAATACGTCGCGATCGCGCAGAAAGTGACGGTCACGGCGGACAAGGCGCTCGACGATCCGGCGGCACCACGCGGCGCGCGCGTCGACGTGACGTTGAACGACGGTCGAACCGTCACGCACACGACGCGATTCCCGCCGGGGACCAAAGAAAACCCGCTGACCGTGGAACGCGTCAACGACAAGGTGCGCGACTTGATGGCGCCGGTGCTCGGCCAGGCCAAGACCGATCGGATTATCGCGACGGTCAATCACCTGGAATCGTTACACGATATCCGCACGTTGACGACGTTGCTGTCGGCCTGA
- a CDS encoding YciI family protein produces the protein MKFVNNARYIKDTDKINSVRPAHREYLAKIFAEGKLLLAGPYVDGSGATIVYEADSIDAAHELAKGDPFFYEGVFEHYELKEWKAVFVSKAIEAQ, from the coding sequence GTGAAATTCGTCAATAACGCGCGTTACATCAAGGATACGGACAAAATCAACAGCGTCCGCCCCGCCCACCGGGAATATCTGGCAAAGATCTTCGCCGAAGGCAAGCTGCTCTTGGCGGGTCCCTACGTCGATGGCTCCGGCGCGACGATCGTCTACGAAGCGGACAGCATCGACGCGGCGCATGAACTGGCGAAAGGCGATCCCTTCTTCTACGAAGGCGTATTCGAACATTATGAACTGAAAGAATGGAAGGCCGTTTTCGTCAGTAAGGCGATCGAGGCGCAGTGA
- a CDS encoding heme-binding protein, which produces MTRLLLASLLCAATSTSLVSTSGHAETLNLPTKPILTLAAARIVVDAAERDATRRGTPGVIAVVDDGGNMLITERMDGATIASTLVAPGKARTAALFRAPSKNYENTIAGGRQAIMTAGLNMMSGGEPIVVNGQVVGAVGVSTATAPNDDLIATTAAHALDESK; this is translated from the coding sequence ATGACACGCTTGCTGCTCGCTTCCCTTCTTTGTGCTGCGACCTCCACGTCGTTGGTGTCGACCTCTGGACATGCCGAAACGCTGAACTTACCTACCAAGCCCATCTTGACGTTGGCGGCGGCACGTATCGTGGTCGATGCGGCAGAACGCGATGCCACGCGTCGCGGCACGCCTGGCGTGATCGCCGTGGTCGATGACGGCGGCAATATGCTGATCACCGAACGGATGGATGGCGCGACGATTGCCAGTACTCTGGTCGCCCCGGGGAAGGCGCGGACGGCAGCTCTATTTCGCGCACCCAGCAAGAATTATGAAAACACCATCGCCGGAGGGCGCCAGGCGATCATGACTGCTGGACTGAATATGATGAGTGGTGGCGAGCCGATCGTTGTCAATGGCCAGGTGGTCGGCGCCGTGGGCGTAAGCACCGCGACGGCGCCGAACGACGATCTGATCGCCACCACTGCCGCGCACGCGTTGGACGAGTCCAAGTAA
- a CDS encoding IclR family transcriptional regulator gives MGEITTVNSVEHAIRLVELLAVSENGLGVSQMAQSLDLPRATVYRLLKTLAQREWVIQEDKTYRLSFRLAGLFHGVGAGAGAALAARMTPLLHRLVDKTGETAHFAALDGDRVVYLAKVDSPHPIRMFSEIGWRGPLHASGAGKVLLAGTDAAFLSRICDQGLERFTRQTIVEKEKLEEALARIREQGYALDAEELIDGLTCVAVPVMSGKHIRGALSVSGPSARLGDPEALAKILQDVVKALPLS, from the coding sequence ATGGGTGAAATTACAACCGTCAATAGCGTGGAGCACGCGATCCGTCTCGTCGAATTACTGGCTGTCTCAGAAAATGGACTGGGCGTCAGCCAGATGGCGCAATCGCTTGATCTACCGCGTGCGACGGTCTATCGCTTGCTCAAAACGCTGGCGCAGCGCGAATGGGTCATTCAGGAAGACAAGACCTACCGGCTCAGTTTCCGGCTTGCCGGCCTTTTTCATGGTGTGGGTGCCGGCGCAGGGGCCGCGCTGGCTGCGCGCATGACGCCGCTATTGCATCGCCTCGTAGACAAAACAGGCGAGACGGCGCACTTCGCCGCGCTCGATGGGGATCGCGTCGTGTACCTGGCGAAAGTAGATTCTCCGCATCCCATTCGGATGTTTTCCGAGATAGGCTGGCGCGGTCCGCTGCATGCGTCAGGCGCAGGGAAGGTGTTGTTGGCCGGGACGGACGCGGCCTTCCTTTCTCGCATCTGCGATCAAGGACTGGAACGGTTCACGCGGCAAACCATCGTCGAAAAAGAAAAGCTGGAAGAGGCGCTTGCGCGAATCCGCGAGCAAGGATACGCGCTGGATGCAGAAGAACTGATCGATGGCCTCACCTGCGTGGCGGTGCCGGTGATGAGCGGAAAGCACATTCGCGGCGCTTTATCCGTCTCGGGGCCCTCCGCACGTTTGGGCGATCCGGAAGCGCTGGCGAAGATCTTGCAGGATGTCGTTAAGGCTTTGCCGCTATCCTAG